The following proteins come from a genomic window of Trifolium pratense cultivar HEN17-A07 linkage group LG4, ARS_RC_1.1, whole genome shotgun sequence:
- the LOC123923259 gene encoding expansin-A20, whose translation MGSLQSTFLYLILLHSLNNIAAFKDQEWKKATATYAKDTEGSLITEGACGYGDLHKASYGKHSVGLSTILFNRGSTCGACYEIRCVDHILWCVLGSPSVIVTATDFCPPNYGLSIDYGGWCNFPREHFELSQTAFAEIAKRKADIIPIQYRRVKCERSGGLKFTMSGSSHFYQVLITNVGQEGEVFAVKVKGSRTGWIPMARNWGMNWHCNVNLQHQPLSFEVTSSTGKTLTSYNVAPQNWQFGQTFQGKQF comes from the exons ATGGGTTCTCTTCAGTCCACATTTCTTTACTTGATTTTATTACATTCACTCAACAACATTGCTGCTTTTAAGGATCAAGAATGGAAGAAAGCCACTGCAACTTATGCCAAAGACACAGAGGGATCTCTCATTACAG AAGGAGCTTGTGGTTATGGAGATCTACACAAGGCTAGCTATGGAAAACACAGTGTTGGATTAAGCACAATTTTGTTCAACAGAGGAAGTACATGTGGTGCTTGCTATGAGATAAGATGTGTTGATCATATTTTGTGGTGTGTGCTTGGAAGTCCTTCTGTAATTGTTACTGCAACTGATTTCTGTCCTCCTAATTATGGACTCTCAATTGATTATGGTGGCTGGTGTAACTTTCCAAGAGAACATTTTGAGTTGTCACAAACTGCATTTGCTGAAATTGCCAAGAGGAAAGCTGATATTATTCCGATTCAATATCGAAG AGTGAAGTGTGAAAGAAGTGGTGGCTTAAAATTCACAATGAGTGGAAGTTCTCATTTCTATCAAGTCCTAATAACTAATGTGGGGCAAGAAGGTGAAGTATTTGCTGTGAAAGTGAAGGGATCTAGAACAGGATGGATACCAATGGCAAGGAATTGGGGAATGAATTGGCATTGCAATGTTAACCTTCAACATCAGCCTTTATCTTTTGAGGTAACCAGCAGCACTGGAAAAACACTCACATCTTACAATGTAGCACCACAAAACTGGCAATTTGGACAGACATTTCAAGGAAAACAATTTTAG